One Methylomarinovum tepidoasis DNA window includes the following coding sequences:
- a CDS encoding cyclic nucleotide-binding domain-containing protein, whose protein sequence is MSDTPSVHYAEIRRLIPLHLLPQESCKRLCDTLVPREASSGEILFERGEIAHEWIYLLEGRVSLEAGGIVMEELQAGDANARFPLAHQSPRKVTARALTTLRYIRIDPQRIKPALPQEETRMTDSNPEKTQGDWMTRLLKSPVFQRLPASNLQKILQRLEEKALEAGTPVILQGEVADSVFILRSGQCEVSRQPRPGGKVFKLGTLKPGDMFGEDAILSGQARAVTVTMATDGVVLRLSPERFLQLLAEPVLDSLNFEAAFREAEQGAQWLDVRDPDPFRRRHIRGSLNIPFFSLRMQLTGLQRGQRYITVSEDGRLAAAAAFLLLKHGFEAAVLEGGLGSVPPKCLNGEVREETGRVEAPPPVVLTAEKDNQALEELQRHNRQLRQRLEDLEAENSALSARLASQAAGTEEKAALEAEAETLRRRVAELEAVIRDYCEAAAEMEGDDRVQALQTELEMVREQAEADVAAMRRQVEVLQARCRKLAQEGGKDVTWRPPADWTALEPEDLPLIQPIPRGEGETARRGWVGPLLWALVGALASLALLGIGLQSESGRRWLAQWLWDGRMAEESAPVAPKSEGKPQMQLPEDQDLFAAEPGEGQGAATAGGAPPEEEDLFAE, encoded by the coding sequence ATGAGCGATACGCCTTCCGTGCACTACGCCGAGATTCGCCGGCTCATTCCGCTGCACCTGCTGCCGCAGGAAAGTTGCAAACGATTGTGTGACACGCTGGTCCCAAGGGAAGCGTCAAGCGGGGAAATCCTGTTCGAACGGGGGGAGATCGCCCACGAGTGGATCTATCTGCTCGAAGGCAGGGTTTCCCTCGAGGCCGGCGGCATCGTGATGGAAGAGCTCCAGGCCGGTGACGCCAACGCCCGTTTCCCCCTGGCGCATCAGAGCCCCCGTAAGGTGACGGCGCGCGCGCTCACGACGCTTCGCTATATCCGTATCGATCCCCAGCGCATCAAGCCGGCACTGCCGCAGGAAGAGACGAGGATGACAGACAGCAACCCCGAGAAAACCCAAGGCGACTGGATGACCCGGCTGTTGAAGTCGCCGGTCTTCCAACGGCTGCCGGCCAGTAACCTGCAAAAAATCCTGCAGCGGTTGGAGGAGAAGGCCTTGGAGGCCGGCACACCGGTGATCCTGCAGGGAGAGGTGGCCGACAGCGTCTTCATCCTCCGGTCCGGACAGTGTGAGGTCAGCCGTCAGCCCCGTCCCGGCGGGAAGGTGTTCAAACTGGGAACCCTGAAGCCCGGAGACATGTTCGGGGAGGATGCGATTCTGTCCGGTCAGGCGCGGGCGGTCACGGTGACCATGGCGACTGACGGGGTCGTGTTGCGCCTTTCTCCAGAACGATTCCTGCAGCTGCTTGCCGAGCCCGTGCTCGATTCGCTCAATTTCGAAGCAGCCTTCCGCGAGGCCGAGCAGGGGGCGCAATGGCTGGACGTGCGCGACCCGGACCCATTCCGGCGGCGTCACATTCGCGGCAGTCTCAACATTCCTTTCTTTTCCCTGCGTATGCAATTGACCGGATTGCAGCGGGGACAGCGCTATATCACCGTTTCCGAAGACGGCCGCCTTGCCGCCGCCGCCGCTTTTCTGCTGCTGAAGCACGGTTTCGAGGCCGCGGTGCTCGAAGGCGGATTGGGCAGCGTCCCTCCCAAGTGTCTGAACGGCGAGGTCCGGGAGGAGACCGGGCGGGTCGAAGCCCCGCCACCGGTGGTGCTTACGGCGGAGAAGGATAACCAGGCGCTGGAGGAATTGCAGCGGCACAACCGGCAGCTGCGACAGCGGCTGGAAGATTTGGAAGCCGAGAACAGCGCCCTGTCGGCCCGATTGGCGTCCCAGGCAGCGGGGACCGAGGAGAAGGCGGCGCTGGAGGCCGAGGCGGAAACCCTGCGCCGGCGGGTCGCCGAACTGGAGGCGGTGATCCGCGATTATTGCGAGGCCGCGGCCGAGATGGAGGGGGACGACCGGGTCCAGGCGCTGCAGACGGAATTGGAGATGGTGCGGGAGCAGGCCGAGGCCGATGTGGCGGCGATGCGCCGGCAGGTCGAGGTGCTGCAGGCCCGTTGCCGGAAATTGGCGCAGGAAGGCGGGAAGGATGTGACCTGGCGTCCACCGGCGGACTGGACGGCCTTGGAGCCCGAGGATCTGCCGTTGATCCAGCCCATTCCCCGCGGCGAAGGGGAGACGGCTCGGCGTGGCTGGGTTGGGCCGCTGCTGTGGGCCCTGGTAGGCGCGCTGGCGAGCCTGGCGCTGCTGGGGATCGGGCTGCAGAGTGAAAGTGGCCGCCGCTGGCTGGCGCAGTGGCTCTGGGACGGCCGGATGGCGGAGGAATCAGCGCCGGTGGCGCCGAAGTCGGAAGGGAAACCACAGATGCAGTTGCCCGAAGACCAGGATCTTTTCGCCGCAGAACCGGGAGAGGGGCAAGGTGCAGCGACCGCCGGCGGGGCGCCGCCCGAGGAGGAAGACCTGTTCGCCGAATGA
- the gshB gene encoding glutathione synthase: MTAARIKLGIVMDPIQNINIHKDSSFAMLLEAQARGWELEYMELGDLYLRDGRTFARMRRLVLRRDSQRWYAFEGETVQSLDCLDVILMRKDPPFDQEYIYATYLLECAEQKGVLVVNKPQSLRDANEKLFTAWFPQCCAPTLVARDPQRFRAFLAEQGEIILKPLDGMGGASIFYLHPEDPNVSVILETMTRHGSRFVMAQRYLPEIKDGDKRILLIDGEPVPYALARIPARGELRGNLAAGGRAEGRPLSERDRWICNQVGPELRRRGLIFAGIDVIGDYLTEINVTSPTCIQELDKLFGLNISAQLMNEIEARLSP; this comes from the coding sequence ATGACCGCCGCGAGAATCAAGCTGGGGATCGTGATGGATCCCATCCAGAACATCAACATCCACAAGGACAGCAGTTTCGCCATGCTGCTGGAGGCCCAGGCGCGGGGGTGGGAACTCGAGTACATGGAGCTGGGCGATCTGTATCTGCGCGACGGCCGCACCTTCGCCCGCATGCGCCGTCTTGTGCTCAGACGCGACTCGCAACGCTGGTACGCGTTCGAGGGTGAAACGGTGCAGTCCCTGGACTGCCTGGACGTGATCCTGATGCGCAAGGATCCGCCCTTCGACCAGGAATACATCTATGCCACCTATCTGCTCGAGTGTGCCGAACAAAAGGGCGTCTTGGTGGTCAACAAGCCCCAGAGCCTGCGCGACGCCAACGAAAAGCTGTTCACCGCCTGGTTCCCCCAGTGCTGCGCCCCCACCTTGGTGGCCCGCGATCCGCAGCGTTTCCGCGCCTTTCTGGCCGAGCAGGGGGAGATCATACTGAAGCCTCTGGACGGCATGGGCGGCGCTTCGATCTTCTATCTGCATCCTGAGGACCCCAATGTCAGCGTCATCCTCGAAACCATGACCCGCCACGGCAGCCGCTTCGTGATGGCCCAACGCTATCTGCCCGAAATCAAGGACGGCGACAAGCGCATCCTGCTGATCGATGGCGAGCCGGTTCCCTACGCTCTGGCGCGGATTCCCGCCCGGGGGGAGTTGCGGGGCAACCTGGCCGCCGGCGGCCGGGCCGAGGGCCGGCCCCTGAGCGAGCGCGACCGCTGGATCTGCAATCAGGTGGGACCGGAACTTCGCCGCCGTGGCTTGATCTTCGCCGGCATCGACGTGATCGGCGACTATCTCACCGAGATCAACGTCACTAGCCCCACCTGCATTCAGGAATTGGATAAACTATTCGGATTGAACATCAGCGCCCAGCTGATGAACGAAATCGAGGCCCGTCTGTCCCCATGA
- the fdh3B gene encoding formate dehydrogenase FDH3 subunit beta translates to MARMKFLCDDERCIECNACVTACKNEHEVPWGVNRRRVVTLDDGQPGEKSISVACMHCSDPPCAAVCPVDCFYVTEDGVVLHDKDLCIGCGYCFYACPFGAPQFPQNGTFGVRGKMDKCTFCAGGPEEDFSEAEFEKYGRNRLAEGKLPLCAEMCSTKALLAGDGDVIADIFRERVVRRADRDEKPAQPKVPWGWGPAYGEKKP, encoded by the coding sequence ATGGCGCGGATGAAGTTTCTCTGTGACGACGAGCGCTGCATCGAATGCAACGCCTGCGTCACCGCCTGCAAGAACGAGCACGAAGTGCCCTGGGGGGTCAACCGCCGCCGGGTGGTGACCCTTGACGACGGCCAGCCGGGGGAGAAATCCATCTCGGTGGCCTGCATGCACTGTTCCGACCCACCTTGCGCTGCCGTCTGCCCGGTGGACTGCTTCTACGTCACCGAGGACGGGGTGGTGCTGCACGACAAGGATCTGTGCATCGGTTGCGGCTACTGTTTCTACGCCTGCCCCTTCGGCGCCCCCCAGTTCCCCCAGAACGGCACCTTCGGGGTCCGGGGCAAGATGGACAAATGCACCTTCTGCGCCGGCGGCCCCGAGGAAGACTTTTCCGAGGCCGAATTCGAGAAGTACGGCCGCAACCGTCTGGCCGAGGGCAAGCTGCCGCTGTGCGCCGAGATGTGTTCCACCAAGGCCCTGCTGGCAGGCGACGGCGACGTCATCGCCGACATCTTCCGCGAGCGGGTGGTGCGCCGCGCCGACCGCGACGAAAAACCGGCCCAGCCCAAGGTGCCGTGGGGGTGGGGGCCGGCTTATGGGGAGAAGAAACCATGA
- a CDS encoding YqgE/AlgH family protein, with translation MKTHTALTGQFLIAMPTLEDPNFAHTVTYICQHSEEGALGIVISRPLEDMRLRDILASMQIEPEDEAIAAESVYLGGPVQPERGFVLHTPVGDWHGTLAVDDRVGLTTSRDILEAIAAGRGPEKFLVALGYAGWGAGQLEREMLENAWLNVRADLEILFDLPPAQRWKAAAARLGIDLDRMSSQVGHG, from the coding sequence ATGAAGACGCATACCGCTTTGACCGGACAGTTTCTCATCGCCATGCCGACCCTGGAGGATCCCAATTTCGCCCATACGGTCACCTACATCTGCCAGCACAGCGAGGAGGGGGCGCTGGGGATTGTCATCTCCCGGCCGTTGGAGGATATGCGCCTCAGGGACATCCTGGCTTCGATGCAGATCGAGCCCGAGGACGAAGCCATCGCCGCAGAATCGGTCTATCTGGGCGGCCCGGTGCAGCCGGAGCGCGGTTTCGTGCTCCACACCCCGGTGGGTGACTGGCACGGTACCCTGGCGGTCGACGATCGGGTGGGGCTGACCACTTCCCGCGACATTCTGGAGGCCATCGCCGCCGGCCGCGGACCGGAAAAGTTCCTCGTCGCCCTCGGCTATGCCGGCTGGGGTGCAGGCCAGCTGGAGCGGGAGATGCTCGAAAACGCCTGGCTCAACGTCCGGGCCGACCTGGAAATCCTCTTCGACCTGCCGCCGGCGCAGCGCTGGAAGGCCGCCGCCGCCCGGCTGGGGATCGATCTCGACCGCATGTCGTCACAGGTGGGACATGGCTGA
- the rpmG gene encoding 50S ribosomal protein L33 — protein sequence MREKIKLVSSAGTGYYYTTTKNKRNTPDKLEFKKYDPVVRKHVIFREAKIK from the coding sequence ATGCGCGAAAAGATCAAACTGGTGTCCAGCGCCGGCACCGGCTACTACTACACCACCACCAAGAACAAGCGTAACACGCCGGACAAACTGGAATTCAAGAAGTACGATCCGGTGGTGCGCAAGCACGTGATCTTCCGGGAAGCCAAGATCAAATGA
- the rpmB gene encoding 50S ribosomal protein L28 translates to MSRVCQVTGKRPMTGNNVSHANNKTKRRFLPNLHTHKFWVESEGRWVRLRVSSQGMRIIDKKGIDTVLAEMRQRGVKI, encoded by the coding sequence ATGTCCAGAGTATGTCAAGTGACGGGCAAACGTCCCATGACCGGCAACAACGTCTCCCACGCCAACAACAAGACCAAGCGCCGCTTCCTGCCGAATCTGCACACCCACAAGTTCTGGGTGGAAAGCGAGGGCCGCTGGGTGCGCCTGCGGGTTTCCAGCCAGGGCATGCGTATCATCGACAAGAAGGGCATCGACACCGTGCTTGCGGAAATGCGTCAGCGCGGCGTCAAGATCTGA
- the pyrR gene encoding bifunctional pyr operon transcriptional regulator/uracil phosphoribosyltransferase PyrR, translating into MSAESLDIDTLLQNLADCLRRQIETRGLHDPLLVGIHTGGVWIAERLRERLGIDTPLGRLNIAFYRDDFSRIGMHPQVRPSQLPSTENRDVILIDDVLYTGRTIRAALNELFDYGRPRQVILGVLIERDGRELPIQPDCVGGRVSLGPDQRIKLTGPDPLKLEIHTVEAP; encoded by the coding sequence GTGAGTGCCGAATCTTTGGACATCGATACCCTGCTGCAGAATCTGGCCGACTGCCTGCGCCGCCAGATCGAAACCCGGGGATTGCACGACCCGCTGCTCGTGGGCATCCATACCGGCGGGGTCTGGATCGCCGAGCGGCTGCGCGAACGCCTGGGGATCGATACGCCTCTGGGACGGCTGAACATCGCCTTCTACCGTGACGACTTCTCCCGCATCGGCATGCATCCCCAAGTGCGCCCGAGCCAGCTGCCGAGCACCGAAAACCGCGACGTGATCCTGATCGACGACGTGCTCTACACCGGCCGCACCATCCGTGCCGCTCTCAACGAGCTGTTCGACTACGGCCGGCCGCGCCAGGTGATCCTGGGGGTACTGATCGAGCGCGACGGGCGGGAGCTGCCGATCCAGCCGGACTGCGTCGGCGGCCGCGTCTCCCTGGGGCCCGATCAGCGCATCAAGCTGACCGGTCCCGATCCCCTGAAACTGGAGATTCACACCGTCGAGGCCCCATGA
- a CDS encoding energy transducer TonB yields the protein MTLETRFGSPGDRFLVALLVALVLHAAILFGVRFRLPAPPPVRRTLDIELVSEADGRRPEKADYLADRNSDGGASKQARRPQPPPRSRPRGVPQPPPPARPRPRRVLTHQAARQTVPQRPNPQPQPSPRLDPGLLARQIAELDVKPRRSMRFAGERVTPIERIRAHKYVAAAYERAWQKKVERIGNLNYPDEARRRRLSGKLLVSVWVAKDGTVKKIKIRRSSGYKVLDAAAVRIVRLASPFAPFPKELAQQTDVLVITRTWSFFNDDGLAMGR from the coding sequence ATGACCCTGGAGACCCGTTTCGGCAGTCCCGGCGACCGCTTCCTGGTGGCGCTCTTGGTCGCGCTGGTGCTGCACGCCGCGATCCTTTTCGGGGTACGCTTCCGGTTGCCGGCGCCGCCGCCGGTGCGGCGCACCCTGGACATCGAGCTGGTCTCCGAGGCCGATGGCCGGCGTCCCGAGAAGGCGGATTATCTGGCAGACCGAAACAGCGACGGCGGCGCCAGCAAGCAGGCCCGCAGGCCGCAGCCGCCACCCCGAAGCCGCCCCCGCGGCGTGCCGCAGCCGCCACCGCCGGCACGCCCGCGGCCACGCCGCGTGCTGACCCATCAGGCGGCACGACAGACGGTGCCCCAGCGCCCGAACCCCCAGCCGCAGCCCAGCCCCCGTCTCGATCCCGGGTTGCTGGCCCGGCAGATCGCCGAACTGGACGTAAAGCCCCGCCGCAGCATGCGCTTCGCCGGTGAGCGGGTGACCCCCATCGAGCGCATTCGGGCCCACAAATACGTCGCCGCCGCTTACGAGCGCGCCTGGCAGAAGAAGGTCGAACGCATCGGCAACCTCAACTATCCTGACGAAGCCCGGCGCCGGAGGCTGTCGGGGAAATTGCTGGTGAGCGTCTGGGTGGCCAAGGACGGAACGGTGAAGAAGATCAAGATCCGCCGCTCCTCCGGTTACAAGGTCCTGGACGCGGCGGCGGTGCGGATCGTCCGTCTGGCCTCGCCGTTCGCGCCGTTTCCCAAGGAGCTGGCGCAGCAGACCGACGTTCTGGTGATCACCCGCACCTGGAGTTTCTTCAACGACGACGGCCTGGCCATGGGCCGCTGA
- the ruvX gene encoding Holliday junction resolvase RuvX has translation MAEAETWLGFDFGTRRLGVAVGQRLTGTASPLETIRSEKKAVRWQAIDRLVQTWRPAGFVVGMAYQADGGDNPVTPLMRKFCRQLEGRYHRPVHVMDEYLTSFESRQLLFEEVGLRAGKVHRYNDQVAARLILQTWLNHQETPA, from the coding sequence ATGGCTGAGGCGGAAACCTGGCTGGGCTTCGATTTCGGCACCCGCAGACTGGGGGTGGCCGTGGGTCAGCGCCTCACCGGCACCGCCTCCCCCCTGGAGACGATCCGTTCGGAGAAGAAGGCGGTGCGCTGGCAGGCGATCGATCGTCTGGTACAGACCTGGCGGCCGGCCGGTTTCGTGGTGGGAATGGCGTATCAGGCCGACGGCGGCGACAATCCGGTGACGCCGCTGATGCGCAAGTTTTGCCGCCAGCTGGAAGGGCGGTATCATCGTCCTGTTCACGTGATGGACGAGTACCTGACCAGTTTCGAGTCTCGCCAGCTGCTGTTCGAGGAGGTGGGGCTGCGGGCCGGCAAGGTGCACCGCTACAACGACCAGGTCGCCGCCCGTCTGATCCTGCAGACCTGGCTCAATCATCAGGAGACGCCTGCGTGA
- a CDS encoding formate dehydrogenase subunit gamma, with protein sequence MSSIRNRRLWQVTGLVLLLLSVGLVAATVDWNNPRAELWRQVREGVEGYSAVRGLESGELIQASGEVWRRWRNGPLSWAGGLVLGGVVLILGLFHLLHGPQRLEKPRTGIRVLRWSLGERVLHWATAVLFILLSLTGLSLLYGRRLLIPLIGHETFAAYLAIAKFTHNLIGPLFVACLIVMGLTWFRDNLWRKIDWDWFKSFGGLFGGGHPHAGRMNAGEKAWFWLLMTVGAVVSVTGLLLDLPLFGLERESLQLSHILHVAAALIVMAASLGHIYIGTLGTEGALEGMISGKVDLSWARQHHDLWLEELQQAGRLPRQGERPEIERPAHFFRPDAD encoded by the coding sequence ATGTCATCGATACGAAACCGCAGACTCTGGCAGGTCACCGGGCTGGTCCTGTTGCTGCTGTCGGTGGGGCTGGTGGCGGCGACCGTCGACTGGAACAACCCCCGCGCCGAGCTGTGGCGCCAGGTGCGCGAAGGGGTGGAAGGCTACAGCGCGGTGCGTGGCCTGGAAAGCGGCGAGCTGATCCAGGCCTCCGGCGAGGTCTGGCGCCGCTGGCGCAACGGGCCACTGTCCTGGGCCGGAGGGCTGGTGCTCGGTGGTGTGGTGCTGATTCTGGGGCTGTTTCATCTGCTTCACGGTCCCCAGCGGCTGGAAAAGCCCCGCACCGGCATCCGGGTGCTGCGCTGGAGCCTGGGGGAGCGGGTGCTGCACTGGGCTACTGCGGTCCTGTTCATCCTCCTGAGCCTTACCGGCCTGAGCCTGCTCTACGGCCGCCGGCTGCTGATCCCCCTGATCGGTCACGAGACCTTCGCCGCCTATCTCGCCATCGCCAAATTTACCCACAATCTCATCGGCCCCCTGTTCGTCGCCTGTCTGATCGTCATGGGCCTGACCTGGTTCCGCGACAACCTGTGGCGGAAGATCGACTGGGACTGGTTCAAGTCCTTCGGCGGCCTGTTCGGCGGCGGCCATCCCCATGCCGGGCGCATGAACGCCGGTGAGAAAGCCTGGTTCTGGCTGCTGATGACCGTGGGGGCGGTGGTCTCGGTCACCGGCCTGCTTCTCGATCTGCCCCTGTTCGGCCTCGAGCGCGAATCCCTGCAGTTGAGCCATATCCTCCACGTCGCCGCGGCTCTGATCGTCATGGCCGCCTCTCTGGGGCACATCTACATCGGCACCCTGGGCACCGAGGGCGCGTTGGAAGGCATGATCTCAGGGAAGGTCGATCTGTCCTGGGCCCGGCAGCATCACGATCTGTGGCTGGAGGAATTGCAGCAGGCCGGCCGGCTTCCCCGGCAGGGGGAACGCCCCGAGATAGAGCGTCCTGCCCACTTCTTCCGTCCGGATGCCGACTAG